The Leclercia sp. S52 genome has a segment encoding these proteins:
- a CDS encoding HlyD family secretion protein, translating into MSQQDAAKEQANTRNNLRVVSVFAAAAIGIVGVLVILYAWQLPPFTRHVQFTDNAYVRGQTTFISPQVNGYITEVKVQDFEQVKKGDLLLQIDDRIYRQRVHQAEAQLAMKIATLNNNLQQRKSAEAVIQRNEAALKNARAQSQKTQADLKRVKDLTADGSLSIRERDAALASAAQGSADIDQAKATLEMSRQDLQTAIVNRAALEADVENAKAALELAQIDLQNTRIVAPRDGQLGQIAVRLGAYVTAGTHLTTLVPPQHWVIANIKETQLANLRVGQPVKFTVDALNDKAYEGRVQSISPATGVEFSAITPDNATGNFVKIAQRIPVRIEVLGKAEDAARLRPGMSVQVTIDTREAE; encoded by the coding sequence ATGAGTCAGCAGGATGCCGCTAAAGAGCAGGCCAATACCCGTAATAATCTGCGCGTGGTGTCAGTGTTCGCCGCCGCCGCGATCGGCATCGTTGGCGTGCTGGTGATCCTCTACGCCTGGCAGCTACCGCCCTTTACCCGCCACGTCCAGTTCACCGATAACGCCTACGTGCGCGGCCAGACCACCTTTATCAGCCCCCAGGTCAACGGCTATATCACCGAGGTGAAGGTGCAGGATTTTGAGCAGGTGAAGAAAGGCGACCTGCTGCTGCAGATCGACGATCGTATCTATCGCCAGCGGGTGCATCAGGCCGAGGCCCAGCTGGCAATGAAAATCGCCACCCTGAACAACAACCTGCAGCAGCGTAAAAGCGCCGAAGCGGTGATCCAGCGTAACGAGGCAGCGCTGAAAAACGCCCGGGCGCAGAGCCAGAAAACCCAGGCCGACCTGAAACGGGTAAAAGACCTCACCGCCGACGGCTCGCTGTCGATCCGCGAGCGGGATGCCGCCCTGGCGAGTGCCGCTCAGGGCAGCGCCGATATCGACCAGGCGAAAGCCACGCTGGAGATGTCGCGCCAGGATCTGCAAACCGCGATCGTCAACCGCGCCGCGCTGGAGGCCGACGTCGAAAACGCGAAGGCGGCCCTTGAGCTGGCGCAGATCGACCTGCAGAACACCCGCATCGTGGCTCCGCGCGACGGCCAGCTCGGGCAGATCGCCGTCCGCCTGGGCGCCTATGTGACCGCCGGGACCCACCTCACCACCCTGGTGCCGCCGCAGCACTGGGTGATCGCCAATATCAAAGAGACCCAGCTGGCGAACCTGCGCGTCGGCCAGCCGGTGAAATTCACCGTCGATGCCCTGAACGACAAAGCCTATGAAGGCCGGGTGCAGAGCATTTCCCCCGCCACCGGAGTGGAGTTCAGCGCCATTACCCCGGATAACGCCACCGGCAACTTCGTCAAGATTGCCCAGCGTATTCCGGTGCGCATTGAGGTGCTCGGCAAGGCAGAGGACGCAGCGCGGCTGCGCCCGGGGATGTCGGTGCAGGTGACGATTGATACCCGGGAGGCCGAATGA
- a CDS encoding efflux transporter outer membrane subunit, whose amino-acid sequence MIRRPLTALLIATALSACQSVDVAPAKPTLQIPAQWRASTGPASPAEQMWWRNFHDNQLNHYVDRALRNNSDVLIARERINEYQARVYASEGNLFPTLEADLNAGRARSQSAATGLPTYGALYKGSLTASYDVDIWGVNRRTADAAQASLEAQKAAAAAADLTVASSVASGYVTLLALDEQLRVTQSTLKAREEAFNLAQRQYQTGYSSRLELMQSDSELRSTRAQIPQVQNQIARQENALTLLLGGNPGAIARSADFDTLTPLRIPSQLPSSLLNRRPDIVQAERQLIAADASLASARASLLPSINLTATGSIQDRTLPGLLDNPLELWSIGGSILAPLLNRQALNAQVDIGQSQRNQALYSYEKTVRNAFKEVNDSLDAITRYGEQLTELVAQQEVAQETLRIARNRYNNGYSSYLDVLDAQRTLFSVQTSVVQAKNNLLLAQIDLYKALGGGWSENMPGGATLTGPTGS is encoded by the coding sequence ATGATCCGCCGCCCGCTTACCGCCCTGTTGATTGCCACCGCCCTGAGCGCCTGTCAGTCAGTGGATGTCGCTCCGGCGAAACCGACATTGCAGATCCCCGCCCAGTGGCGCGCCAGCACCGGCCCCGCCAGCCCGGCAGAACAGATGTGGTGGCGCAACTTTCATGACAACCAGCTCAACCACTATGTCGATCGAGCCCTGCGCAATAACAGCGACGTGCTGATCGCCCGGGAGCGGATCAACGAGTATCAGGCACGGGTCTATGCCAGCGAGGGCAATCTGTTTCCGACCCTGGAGGCCGATCTGAATGCCGGTCGCGCCCGGTCCCAGTCGGCGGCCACCGGTCTGCCCACCTACGGCGCGCTGTACAAAGGCAGCCTGACCGCCAGCTATGATGTGGACATCTGGGGCGTGAACCGCCGCACTGCCGATGCCGCTCAGGCAAGCCTCGAGGCGCAAAAGGCCGCTGCCGCCGCGGCGGATCTGACGGTGGCCTCCTCGGTGGCCTCGGGCTATGTCACCCTGCTGGCGCTGGACGAGCAGCTCCGGGTGACGCAGTCGACCCTCAAAGCGCGGGAAGAGGCTTTTAACCTGGCGCAACGGCAGTATCAGACCGGCTACAGCTCGCGTCTTGAGCTGATGCAGTCCGACTCCGAGCTGCGCTCAACGCGGGCGCAGATCCCACAGGTGCAGAACCAGATTGCCCGTCAGGAGAACGCGCTCACCCTGCTGCTGGGCGGCAACCCGGGGGCGATCGCCCGCAGCGCGGATTTCGACACCCTGACCCCGCTGCGTATCCCGTCGCAGCTGCCGTCGTCGCTGCTTAATCGCCGCCCGGACATTGTGCAGGCGGAACGCCAGCTGATCGCCGCCGATGCCTCCCTGGCGTCCGCGCGCGCCAGCCTGCTGCCGTCGATCAACCTGACCGCGACCGGATCGATTCAGGATCGCACCCTGCCCGGCCTGCTGGATAATCCGCTGGAGCTGTGGAGCATCGGCGGCAGTATTCTGGCTCCGCTGCTGAACCGGCAGGCGCTGAACGCCCAGGTGGACATCGGCCAGTCGCAGCGCAACCAGGCGCTCTACAGCTATGAAAAAACCGTGCGCAACGCCTTTAAAGAGGTCAACGACAGCCTCGATGCCATCACCCGCTACGGCGAGCAGCTGACCGAGCTGGTGGCTCAGCAGGAGGTTGCCCAGGAGACATTGCGGATCGCCCGGAACCGCTATAACAACGGCTATTCGTCCTATCTGGACGTGCTGGACGCCCAGCGCACGCTGTTCTCGGTGCAGACCAGCGTGGTGCAGGCGAAAAATAATCTGCTGCTGGCGCAGATCGATTTGTATAAGGCGCTCGGTGGTGGGTGGTCTGAAAACATGCCCGGTGGCGCTACGCTTACCGGGCCTACAGGATCGTAG